The Actinocorallia herbida DNA window GTCCCTGGACGCCTGGGCCCGCTCCCGTCCGTCCGGCGCGCCCGTCCGGGAGGCGGCCCCCGGCGACCCCGCCGTGGTGATCTTCACCTCGGGGACGACCTCCGCGCCCCGCGCCGTCGTGCACACCGAGGCGTCCCTGGCGTCCGGCCTCGACCTCTTCCGGGCCCGGGTGCCCCTGGCGCCCGGCGACACCGTGCACACCGACCAGCTCATGCTGGGCCTGCCCACGCTGGTCGCGGGCGCCTGCTGGTCGATGCCGCGGCTCGGCTGCCCGCCGGAGGAGTTCCGCGCGCAGCTCGCCGAGCGGCGCGCCACGCACACCTTCTGCGTCCCGGTGCACCTCGCCGAGATCCTCGACGCAGCCCCCGGGCCGCTGCCCGAGACGCTGCGGCACGTGCTGCTCGGCGCGGCGCCCGCTCCGGCCGGGATCCTGCGCCGCGCCGCCGCGGCGGCCCCGCGCGCGGAGATCCTCTCGGTCTACGCGATGACCGAGATCGTCCCGGTGGCCCTCGCCTCGGCCGCCGAGAAGATCGCGCACGCCGAGGCGGCCGAGGGCGGAGACCTCCTCGGCGAACCGCTGCCGGGGGTGCGGGCGCGCGTCGCGGACGACGGCGAGCTGCTGCTCTCCGGACCGAACCTCTGCAAGGGCTATCTGGGAGAGGAGGACCATGCCGAACTGGCCACCGGGGATCTGGCCAGGTGGGAGGGGAAAAGCCTGGTTCTGTTGGGAAGGAAGAAGGACATGGTGATTCGGGGGAAGTTCAATATCTATCCGGGACTTTACGAACCGGCCGTGATGGCCCTTGACGGTGTGCGGGAGGCGGCTTTCGTCGGGGTTTCCGATGCTGAGACGGGTGATGAGGAGGTCGTCCTGGTCGTCGCGGGCGAAGTGGAGCCGGATGAGCTCGCCGTGCGTCTCAAGGGGGTTCTGGACGCGGGGGCGTGGCCGGACCGGATCGTCAGGGTCGAGGAGTTGCCCTACGGGGGTCGGGGCCGCAAACTCGACCGGAATGTTCTGAGAGGAATGGTTTCGCCAGGGGAGGGTTGATGCGGATTGCTGTGACCGGTGCATCCGGATTCGTGGGCGGTGCCGTCTGCCGCGCGCTGGTCGCCCGGGGGGACCGGGTCCTGGCCTACGGCCGCCGGGCCGCGGTGCGGCCCGAGCATGTGGGCGGTGCCCGCTACCGTTCCTGGGACCTCGCCAGGGGACCGCTCGAATCGGCCCCGGCCGTGGACGCCGTCGTGCACTGCGCGGGCAGCGTCACCGACTGGGGCCCCGTCAAGGGGTTCTTCGCCGTCAACCTCGACGGCACCCGGCACGCGCTCGCCAGCTTCCCCGGCGCGCGGTTCGTCCACGTGAGCACGGCGAGCGTCTACGACCCCTACCGGCCCACCGTCATGGCCTGCGAGCACCTGGCCCCGGTCACCCGCTACCTGAACGGCTACGGGGCGTCCAAGGCCGCCGCGGAGCGGGCCGTGCTGAAATCGGGCGCCGAGAGCGTCATCCTCAGGCCGCACGCCGTGTACGGGCCGGGCGACACCACCCTGCTGCCCCGCGTGGAGGCCTCGGTGCGCGGCCCGTGGCTGCTCGCGGTGGGCAGCGGGAGGCAGCGGATCAGCCTGACGAGCGTGGGCAACCTCGTGCAGGCGTGCGTTCTGGCCTGCGCCCCTGGTCCGACCGGCGTCTTCAACGTGACGGACGCCGAACCCGTCGTCCTGGACGACGCCCTCGCCCTGATCCTCGCCGAGCGCGGCATCCAGGCCGAGCGCGTCTACCTGCCCGCGGGCCCGGCCCTGGGACTCGCCGCGGTCGCCGAGGGGCTGCACCTGCTGGCCGGCGCGCGGCGGGCGCCGCGGCTCACCAGGTACGCGCTCGGGCACCTCGCCGTCGAGCGGACCCTGGACATCACCGCGGCGCGGACGCGCCTGGGGTTCCGGCCGGAACCGACGTCCTTCGCGGGGGCCTACTCCTGGTAGGAACGCCGGGCAGGGGGCCGTCGAAGGGCGTTCTCAAGAAGCCGCGGTGTCCTTGACCGTGTTCTCGGCGTCTGCGGCGTCTGCGGCGTCTTCGGCGTTCTCGGCGTCCTCGGGGAGGTCCTCCAGCAGGTCGTCGAACTCGCCGTCCTTGACGCCGAGCACGAAGGCGTCCCACTCGCCCTCGGTGAAGTACAGGCGGGGGCCCTCGGGCTCGGCCGCGTTGCTCATCACGATGGCCTGGGTGCCCGGCAGGAACACCTTGTTGTCCTTGCGGATCTCGTCCGGCACGTCCTCGGACGGGATGAACTCGATGATGACGCCGTCTTCTTCGTCACCGTACAGCTCGCGTCGGTACTCGGTCATGCCCTCAGCGTAGTCGTCCCGTCGGGCCCTGGGGAGGCGGAATCCGGCAACAGGCCGGGCCGGGGGATCTCGCGCGAGGGGGCCGCCCGCCGACGGCTCAGAAGTCCGCGAGGAGCCGCTGGGCGGCCACGTCGAGGCGCTCGTGCGTCTCCTCCGGGGTGGCGTGGCCCCGCAGGATCTCGATCATCTCCATCACCCAGACGCTGTTCAGCGCGCCGACGAGGGTGCGCTGCCCGTCGGTGGCCTCGCCCTCGGACGCGACGCGCAGCAGCATCCCGGTCATCCGCGACCCGAAGTTGGTCTTGACGTCCGACAGCAGCAGCGAGCGGATGAGCGCGTCGGCGAGCTCCGGCTCGCGCATCAGGCCGCGGGTGGCGCGCATGAGCAGTTCGACCGCGCGTGAGGCGGGCGTGGACGAGCCGGGCGGGCGGCGCTCCATGCTGCCTTCGAGGAGGTCCATCTCCTCGCTGACGACGGCCACCACGAGGTCCATCTTGGACGGGAAGTAGCGGTAGAGAGTGCCGAGGGCGACCCCGGCGCGCTCGGCGACCGTGCGCATCTGCATCGCCTCGACCCCGCCGCGCGAGGCGAGCGCGGCGGCCGCCTGCACGATGCGCTTGCGGCGCTGGTGCTGGCTGCGCGCCCGGGTGGGCGCCTGAGCCGGATCGGTAGTCACAACCGCTCATTCTAGGGCCACCCGCGAGAACCTGTTATCCCCCGAGATGCCCGGCTCCGGCCCGTTCTACCTACGTTCATGAGGGCCATAAGTGCGCTATGGACAGAAACTAGAATCTGTTCTAGTTTCGTCGTGATCCGGTGGACGAAGGGGGTTCCTTGAGCACCGTCACCGCCTTGCTCGCCGCCCGGAGCGCAGAGGACGCGCCCGGCCTCACCTTCGAGGGGCGCACCTGGACCTGGCGTGAGCTGGCCGGGGAGTGCGCGGTCCGCGCGCACTGGCTGCGCGGCCTCCGCGCGGCGGATCCGGCCCGGCCCGTCCATCTGGGCGTCCTGCTCGACAACGTCCCTGAGATGCTGTTCTTGTTGGGCGGCGCGGCGCTGTCCGGAACGGTCCTCGTGGCGCTCAACACCACGCGCACCCCGGACCGCCTCGCGGTCGACGCGCGCACGTCCGACTGTGACCTGATTCTCACCGAGCCCGGTCATCTGGAGGCCGCGCGGGCCGCGGGCAAAGAGGCGGGGCTGGAGGTCGTCGACTACGAGGACGGCGCCTATGCCGCCGCGCTCGCCCCCCACCTTGGCGCGTCCGCACCCGAGGTCCCCGTGGACCCGGGCACGCTGCTCATGCTGATCTTCACCTCCGGGACGTCCGGGGACCCGCGGGCCGTCCGGATCACCCACCGCAAGGTGGTGGTCCCCGGAGAGAACCTCGCCGGACGCCTCGTGAACGCCGCCGACGTGGTCTACAGCCCCATGCCGCTCTTCCACAGCGGCGCCATCATGGCCGCCGTCGCGCCCGCCCTCGCCGCGGGAGCCCACATCGTCCTGCGGCGGCGGTTCTCGGCCTCCGGACTGCTGCCGGACCTGCGCGAGCACGGCGTCACCTACATGCACTACGTAGGCAAGGCCCTGTCTTACGCCCTGATGGCGACGCCCGAGAAGGTCGACAATCCTCTGCGCTTCGCCTTCGGCAACGAGGCGGCCCCCGCAGAACAGGCCGCCTTCGCCGAGCGGTACGGCTGCCACGTCATCGACGCCTACGGCTCCACCGAGACGGCCATCTCCTTCAGTCCCGACCCCTTCGGCCCGCCCGGCGCCCTCGGGAAGCTCGGCGAAGGGGTCGCCATCCTCGATCCCGAGACGGGTGCGCCCTGCCCTCCCGGCGTGTCCGGCGAACTCGTCGCCACCACCGGCATGGGCCTCTTCGACGGCTACTACCGCGACGACGCCCCCGAGCGGACCCGGCAAGGCATGTTCTGGAGCGGCGACCACGCCTACGCCGACGAGAACGGCTATGTCTTCTTCGTCGGGCGCGCCCTCGACCGGCTGCGCGTGGACGGGGAGAACTTCGGCGCGGCGGAAGTGGAACGCGCCCTCGGGGAGCTGCCTTCCCCCTTCGCCGTCTACGGCGTCCCCGACACCGCGTCCGGCGACCAGGTGATGCTCGCCGTGACCGGGGAGTTCGATCCCGAGGCGTTCGCCGCGCTGGCCGAACGGCTCAATCCCAAGTGGGTGCCCCGGTTCGTCCGGGTATGCCGGGAATTTCCGCTCACCGCCTCCAACAAGATCGTCAAGCGTTCGCTCGCCGCCGAGGCGTGGCTGACCGCTGACCCGGTCTGGTACCGGCCCGGCCGCGGCACCGCCTACCGGCCGCTCACCCCCGACGACGTGACGGCACTGCGCGCGGAGCTCGCGCGGACCGGCCGTTCCCATCTCCTGGAAGGGCGCTGATGAACTTCGACCTCGATGAGGACCAGAAGGAGCTGCGGTCGCTCGCGACCGACCTGCTGGCCAAGGAGGCGACCACAGAAAGGCTGGAGGCCTTCGAGCGCTCCGGCGAGCCCTACGACGCCGCGCTGTGGGCCGCCCTCGCGCAGACCGGACTGGTCGGCGCGGTGCTGCCCGAGGCCGCCGGCGGCGCGGGCCTGGGCGCGGTGGAGTACACCGTGATCCTGCGCGAGCTGGGCAGGGCCGTCGCGCCCGTCCCCGGCCTCGCGGTCCTCACCGCGGGCGCGGTCGTCGCCGCGCACGGCGACGAGGCCCAGGTGGCCGCGCTCGCCCCCGTGGCCGAAGGCGCCCGGCTCCTCACCTTCGCCCCCCGGACGCGCGGGGACATCGTCCTCGGAGACGACGGGCGTCTGACGGGTGTAGCCGTCTACGTGCCTTATGCGGCTCAGGCCGAGCGGATCCTTGTTCCCGTCGGGGATGACGCGTACCTCGTCAACTCCTCCGACGCGGTCATCACCGCGCAGCCTTCGGCCACCTCGGAGCCGATCGCCCGGATCGAGCTGACCGGCGCCCCCGGCGAACGGGTCGGCACGGGCGCGGGCGTCACGCTGCGCCGCTTCGCCTCCCTGGGCGCGGTCGCCCTCGTCTCCGGCGTCATCGACGGCGCCCTGAAGCTGACGACCGAGTACGTCAAGACCCGCGAGCAGTTCGACCGCAAGCTCGCGGAGTTCCAGGCCGTCACCATGCAGGTCGGCGACGTCTACATCGCCAGGACCGCCCTCGACGTCGCCGTCTGGGCCGCCGCGTGGCGGCTCGCGCACGGCAGGCCCGACGTCGACGAGGTGCTCGCCATCGCGGCCTACAACGCCGCGGACCCCGTCGCCAAGGCCCTGTACACCTGCCAGCACCTGCACGGCGGCATCGGCCTCGACGTCACCTACCCGCTGCACCGCTACTTCGCCGAGGGCAAGCACCGGGCGCACTTCCTCGGCGGCGCCGAGGCGGCCCTGGACACGCTCGGCGGGCACATCAAGAACCCCGCCGAGAAGCCGGGCCCGACCCCGCAGGGCGACGGCCTCCTCGTCGAGCTGACCGACGAGCAGCGGGCCCTGCGCGACGAGCTGCGCACCTACTTCACCACCTGCCTCACCGCCGAAGACCGCGCGCGCATCGCGGGCGACCCCTTCGGCTCGGCGTACATCGAGCACTGCCGCAAGCTCGGCCGCGACGGGATGCTCGGCGTCGCCTTCCCGGTCGAGTACGGCGGCCGCGGCTACGGGCCGATGGAGCAGCAGATCTTCGCCAACGAGATCGCCCGCGCCGAGGTGCCCTACCCGATCATCACGCTCAACTCCGTCGCGCCGACGATCATCGAGTACGGCACCGACGAGCAGAAGACGTTCTTCCTGCCCAAGATCCTCGCCGGAGAGTGCCACTTCGCCATCGGCTACTCCGAGCCCGGCGCAGGCACCGACCTGGCTTCGCTGCGCACGACCGCGGTGCTGGACGGCGACCACTTCATCGTCAACGGCCAGAAGATCTTCACCTCGGGCGGCCACTACTCCGACTACATCTGGCTCGCGGCGCGCACGACGGCGGAAGGCGCGAAGCACAAGGGCATCACGATGCTCATCGTGGACTGCAAGGACCCCGGCTACTCCTGGACGCCCATCGTCACCATGGACGGGCGGCACCACACCAACGCCTCCTACTACCAGGACATCCACGTCCCGGTGAAGGACGTCATCGGTGAGGTGAACAAGGGCTGGAACCTCATCGTCAACCAGCTCAACCACGAGCGCGTCACCCTCGGCCCGGCCGGCAACATCGGCCACCACTACGACAGGTTCGAGGCGTGGGCGCGCCGCACGGGGACGATCGAAGAGCCCGCGGTGGCGCGCGCGCTCGCCCGTGTCTACGGCTACCTGAGGGTGAACGAGTTCCTCAACTGGCAGGTCGCCGCCAACGCCGCCCTGGGCTGGCTCGGCGCCGCCGACGCCTCGGCCACCAAGATCTACGGCTCGGAGCGGATGCAGGACGTCGGCCGGATCATCGGCGAGACCCTCGCCAGGTTCGGCGACCCGGGCGACGGGGGCACCGCGCACTTCATGGACCTGGTCGACCACTCCGTCAAGGGCGCCGTGGTCCTCACCTTCGGCGGCGGCGTCAACGAGATCCAGCGCGAGCTCATCGCGATGCTCGGCCTCGGCCTGCCGCGCGCGCCCCGGTAGGAGGACCGACGTGCACGAGGAACTCACCGCGCTCGCCGAAAGGCTCGCCGCGCTGGGCGAGCAGCCCGCTCCACCGCCGCAGGACGCGGTCAACGAGGCGATGATCCGCAACTGGCGGCAGGCGCTCGGCGACACCCGCGACTGGGGCGAGGAGGCCCCGCCCGCGATGGCGCAGGTGTGGTCGATGCCCGGCCTGGTCTCCCGCAAGGAGCCCTCCGCGGCCGACGACATCCTGCAGACGCTCAACGCCAACGGCTACACCGGCGTGGTCGCCACCAACTGCGAGCACACCTACGACCAGCCGGTGCGGGTGGGGGAGCGGCTGCGCTCCACCGCGCGCTTCGGCTCCCTGGTCGGGCCCAAGCAGACCGGCATGGGGCTCGGCTACTTCGTCACCTGGTACCAGACCTGGTACGTCGGTGAGGAACGCGTCGCCGAGATGCTGTTCCGGGTGCTCAAGTTCCAGCCCGTCAAGCGCAGGCCCAAGGGCAAGCCCTCGGCGCCCGCGATAGGGCTGGACACGGAGTTCTTCTGGGAGGGCGCCCGCGAGGGCGAGCTGCGCGTACAGAAGTGCGGGGAGTGCGGGGAACTGCGCCACCCTCCGGGCCCCATGTGCCCGGCGTGCAACTCCACCAAGCGCGATCACATCACGGCGAGCGGGCGGGGCACCGTCTACAGCTACGTGGTGCACCATCACCCACCGGTGCCCGGACGTACCCCGCCCTATGTGGTCGCCCTCGTGGAGCTGGAGGAGGGCCCCCGGATCATCGGGAACGTCCTGGGGGCGGAGCCGTCGGAGGTGTCCGTCGGGATGCCCGTCGAGCTGACCTTCGAGAAGGTCGACGACGAGGTGACGCTCCCGCAGTGGCGTCCGGCGGGACGTCCGGCGCCCGAGCCGAAGGCGGTTCCCGAGCGCGTCTCGGACTGGCCGTCCTCGGAGATCCCTCTGACGCCGACCTTCATCATCTCCACGGCCATCGCCACTCGGGACTTCACGCCCGTCCACCACGACGTGGCACTCGCGCGCGCGCAGGGCTCCAAGGACATCTTCCTCAACATCCTCACCACCATGGGGCTGGTCCAGCGCTACGTCCTGGAGCACAACCCCGACGCCGTCCTGGCCGGCATGAAGGTCAGGCTCGGCGCCCCCGCCTACGCGGGCGACGCACTGGTGCTCACCGGCACCAGGGAAGGAGACACCGTGACCGTCCGGGGGACCGTCTCACTCGGCGACCACGTCAACGCGACGGTGACACTCCGATGAGCGGATCGAGCGACCGGACGCTGTCCGGCAAGACGGCCATCGCGGGCATCGGCGCGACCGAGTTCTCCAAGGAGTCCGGCCGTTCCGAGCTCCAGCTGGCCTCTGAGGCGGTCCTCGGGGCCATCCGGGACGCGGGGCTCGCCCCCGGCGACGTCGACGGCCTCGTGACGTTCTCGGCCGATGTGAACACCGAGATCGCCGTCGCCCGGGAGACCGGGATCGGGGAGCTGCGGTTCTTCTCCAGGGTCGAGTACGGGGGCGGCGCGGCCTGCGGGACCGTCGCGCACGCGGCGATGGCGGTCGCCACCGGCCAGGCGGACGCGGTCGTCTGCTACCGGGCGTTCAACGAGCGCTCGGGGCACCGCTTCGGGCAGGCCACCGCCTCCACACGCGGGGCGACCTCGCAAGGGCTGGAGTTCTCCTGGCATCTGCCTTACGGCCTCTCCACGCCCGCCGCCTGGGTGGCCATGTGCGCCCGCCGCTACCTGCACAAGTACGGCGCCACCAGCGAGGACTTCGGGCGCGTCGCCGTGGCGATGCGCCGCCACGCGGCCACCAATCCCGCCGCGTGGTTCTACGAGAGGCCGATCACCCTGGAGGAGCACCAGGACTCGCGCTGGATCGTGGACCCGCTGCACCTGCTGGACTGCTGCCAGGAGTCCGACGGCGGCGTGGCGATCCTCGTCACGTCGGCGGAGCGGGCGCGGGACCTCCCGAACCGTCCCGCGGTGATCGCCTCGGCGGCGCAGGGCGCGGCGCGGGACCAGTACATGATGTTCGGCTACTACGGCGCCGACGACCTCACCGAACTGCCCGCGATGGGCGTCGTGGGGGAGCGGCTGTGGCGCGACTCGGGCCTCGGCCCCGCCGACGTCCAGACGGCCATCCTGTACGACCACTTCACCCCGTTCGTCCTGTACCAGCTCGAGGAGCTGGGCTTCTGCGGGCGCGGCGAGGCGCGTGACTTCCTCGCCGGCGGCGGGATCGAGATCGATGGCCGCCTTCCGGTGAACCCGCACGGCGGCCAGCTCGGTGAGGCCTACATCCACGGGATGAACGGCATCACCGAGGCGGTCCGGCAGATCCGCGGCACGGCCGCCAACCAGGTGGCCGATGTCGCGAACGTCCTGGTCACCGCCGGGACCGGCGTCCCCACGAGCGGACTGGTCCTCAGCGCGGGCTGAGGCCGGACCGCCACCCGAGCCCGCACCCTTCCCCCCGGGGTGCGGGCTTCTCTCTTGCGCACTACTTCGGAATGCGTAATAGTTCGGAATGCGAAGGAGGAAGCGTGGACACGACGCAGTTGCTGAAGGGGGTGCTGGACGTGGCGGTGCTCGCGGTGCTCGATGAGCGCGACAGCTATGGCTACGAGGTCGTCCGGCGGCTGAGGGAGGCCGGTCTGGACGAGGTCGGAGACGCCTCGGTGTACGGGACGCTCCGGCGGCTGTTCAAGGCGGGAGCCCTGACGTCCTACGTGGTGCCCTCCGAAGAGGGGCCGCACCGCAAGTACTACGGCCTGAACGACACGGGCCGCACGACCTTGAAGGACTCCCGGACGACGTGGAGTCGCTTCGCCCGGACCATGGACACCCTCCTGGAGAAGAGATGAGCACGGTCACCGAGTACGCGGCGGCGGTCCGAGCGGCCCTCGCCGACATCCCCCAGACCGACCGGGACGAGCTCCTGGAGGACCTGGAAGAGCACCTCGCCGAGGTCGCCGCCGAACACGACGGCCCCCTGGAAGACCGCCTGGGCACCCCGCAGGCTTACGCGGCCGAACTGCGCGCCGCCTATACGGACGCGGTCCCGGTGAAGCGGAGGGCCGGCCTTCGCGACCTCTTCGGTTCGCTGGAGCGCCGGACGCAGACCGTCGTGGACGGAGTCCTGCCGCGGGGCTCGGCGGCCCGCGACGTCGCCCACGATCTGCGGCCCGTGTGGTGGGTGGCCCGCGGCTACTTCGCCGCGTTCCTCCTCAACGCGATCCTGGGCCGGGACCAGGCGTTCCTGCCCGACGGGCCGCTCTCCACGCTCGTGCTCCTCGGCGCGGTCACCGTCTCGGTGTGGCTGGGCGGCAGGGCCAGACGGGGCGGACGGCGCCGCGCGGCGACGGTGCTCGGCGTGGCCGGGCTGACCGGTCTCGCCCTGCTCGGGGGCATGGCCTTCGCCGCGACGGCCGAGGACGGGCGGGCGTACTACGGGCCGGGGTACGAGGGGACGGGGCCGAGCCTCGGAGACCTCGCCAACATCTACGTCTTCACCAGGGACGGGAAGCCGGTGAAGGACGTCCTGCTGTACGACCAGTGGGGCGAGCCGATCCAGACGTCCCCGGACGCGTGGGGCTTCATCGAGCGGGGAGGCGACCCCCTCCAGCCCAACGTCTACCCCAAGGAGATCTGCGCGCCCGGCGGCATGGAGAGCACGGTCGTCCCCCTGTGCCCCGACGCGCAGGCGGGGTCGCCGGCCTTCCCCGACTCCCCTCCGACGTTCCCCGCCGTCGCGCCCACGATGACGGCCCCCGAGCAGCCCGGCCCGACCGACTCCCCCTCGACGAGCCCGTCCCCGTCGGGAAGCGCCTCTCCGACGGCCTCGCCTTCCCCGACCGTGACGCCGACGGCCTCGCCCACCGAATAGTGCCCTACCGGGAGAGCGCGACGAGCGGCGGAAGGGAGGCCGGTTCGCTACCGGCCTCCCACAGGTCGGCGGCCTTCGCCGGGCCGTAGGAGCCGCTGGAGACGAGGACGATCCGGCCCTCTCCATGCGCGCACCACGACGAGCGTCACCTGTGGACGGTGGGCCCGAATCGCCGGGCCCGGGTAGGTTCGGCGCATGCGCAAAGAGCGGGTGGAGGACGTCGCGCTCTTCCTGGTGCTCGCCGCGCCGGTCTGCGCCGCGCTCGTCGGGCAGGACGGGGCCGTCGAGGGCGATCTGCCGCAGGCACTCGGGCTCGCCGCGCTCGCG harbors:
- a CDS encoding class I adenylate-forming enzyme family protein, producing the protein MSLVRQVLERAEEHPSRTALIAGDGTELTYGDLRRRVLAVRDGFAGEGLEEGDGVLFSVRPSPEALVLALGVVAAGGVVVFADPGAGPEMFEARLRLAAPRWSAAESLLYAASRIGPVRAYARRRGLLLPRLAGLPLRHVYSGRRLPGVPRGAKSLDAWARSRPSGAPVREAAPGDPAVVIFTSGTTSAPRAVVHTEASLASGLDLFRARVPLAPGDTVHTDQLMLGLPTLVAGACWSMPRLGCPPEEFRAQLAERRATHTFCVPVHLAEILDAAPGPLPETLRHVLLGAAPAPAGILRRAAAAAPRAEILSVYAMTEIVPVALASAAEKIAHAEAAEGGDLLGEPLPGVRARVADDGELLLSGPNLCKGYLGEEDHAELATGDLARWEGKSLVLLGRKKDMVIRGKFNIYPGLYEPAVMALDGVREAAFVGVSDAETGDEEVVLVVAGEVEPDELAVRLKGVLDAGAWPDRIVRVEELPYGGRGRKLDRNVLRGMVSPGEG
- a CDS encoding NAD-dependent epimerase/dehydratase family protein; the protein is MRIAVTGASGFVGGAVCRALVARGDRVLAYGRRAAVRPEHVGGARYRSWDLARGPLESAPAVDAVVHCAGSVTDWGPVKGFFAVNLDGTRHALASFPGARFVHVSTASVYDPYRPTVMACEHLAPVTRYLNGYGASKAAAERAVLKSGAESVILRPHAVYGPGDTTLLPRVEASVRGPWLLAVGSGRQRISLTSVGNLVQACVLACAPGPTGVFNVTDAEPVVLDDALALILAERGIQAERVYLPAGPALGLAAVAEGLHLLAGARRAPRLTRYALGHLAVERTLDITAARTRLGFRPEPTSFAGAYSW
- a CDS encoding DUF397 domain-containing protein, which encodes MTEYRRELYGDEEDGVIIEFIPSEDVPDEIRKDNKVFLPGTQAIVMSNAAEPEGPRLYFTEGEWDAFVLGVKDGEFDDLLEDLPEDAENAEDAADAADAENTVKDTAAS
- a CDS encoding TetR family transcriptional regulator; its protein translation is MTTDPAQAPTRARSQHQRRKRIVQAAAALASRGGVEAMQMRTVAERAGVALGTLYRYFPSKMDLVVAVVSEEMDLLEGSMERRPPGSSTPASRAVELLMRATRGLMREPELADALIRSLLLSDVKTNFGSRMTGMLLRVASEGEATDGQRTLVGALNSVWVMEMIEILRGHATPEETHERLDVAAQRLLADF
- a CDS encoding AMP-binding protein, giving the protein MSTVTALLAARSAEDAPGLTFEGRTWTWRELAGECAVRAHWLRGLRAADPARPVHLGVLLDNVPEMLFLLGGAALSGTVLVALNTTRTPDRLAVDARTSDCDLILTEPGHLEAARAAGKEAGLEVVDYEDGAYAAALAPHLGASAPEVPVDPGTLLMLIFTSGTSGDPRAVRITHRKVVVPGENLAGRLVNAADVVYSPMPLFHSGAIMAAVAPALAAGAHIVLRRRFSASGLLPDLREHGVTYMHYVGKALSYALMATPEKVDNPLRFAFGNEAAPAEQAAFAERYGCHVIDAYGSTETAISFSPDPFGPPGALGKLGEGVAILDPETGAPCPPGVSGELVATTGMGLFDGYYRDDAPERTRQGMFWSGDHAYADENGYVFFVGRALDRLRVDGENFGAAEVERALGELPSPFAVYGVPDTASGDQVMLAVTGEFDPEAFAALAERLNPKWVPRFVRVCREFPLTASNKIVKRSLAAEAWLTADPVWYRPGRGTAYRPLTPDDVTALRAELARTGRSHLLEGR
- a CDS encoding acyl-CoA dehydrogenase family protein — translated: MTDEQRALRDELRTYFTTCLTAEDRARIAGDPFGSAYIEHCRKLGRDGMLGVAFPVEYGGRGYGPMEQQIFANEIARAEVPYPIITLNSVAPTIIEYGTDEQKTFFLPKILAGECHFAIGYSEPGAGTDLASLRTTAVLDGDHFIVNGQKIFTSGGHYSDYIWLAARTTAEGAKHKGITMLIVDCKDPGYSWTPIVTMDGRHHTNASYYQDIHVPVKDVIGEVNKGWNLIVNQLNHERVTLGPAGNIGHHYDRFEAWARRTGTIEEPAVARALARVYGYLRVNEFLNWQVAANAALGWLGAADASATKIYGSERMQDVGRIIGETLARFGDPGDGGTAHFMDLVDHSVKGAVVLTFGGGVNEIQRELIAMLGLGLPRAPR
- a CDS encoding OB-fold domain-containing protein, whose product is MHEELTALAERLAALGEQPAPPPQDAVNEAMIRNWRQALGDTRDWGEEAPPAMAQVWSMPGLVSRKEPSAADDILQTLNANGYTGVVATNCEHTYDQPVRVGERLRSTARFGSLVGPKQTGMGLGYFVTWYQTWYVGEERVAEMLFRVLKFQPVKRRPKGKPSAPAIGLDTEFFWEGAREGELRVQKCGECGELRHPPGPMCPACNSTKRDHITASGRGTVYSYVVHHHPPVPGRTPPYVVALVELEEGPRIIGNVLGAEPSEVSVGMPVELTFEKVDDEVTLPQWRPAGRPAPEPKAVPERVSDWPSSEIPLTPTFIISTAIATRDFTPVHHDVALARAQGSKDIFLNILTTMGLVQRYVLEHNPDAVLAGMKVRLGAPAYAGDALVLTGTREGDTVTVRGTVSLGDHVNATVTLR
- a CDS encoding lipid-transfer protein, giving the protein MSGSSDRTLSGKTAIAGIGATEFSKESGRSELQLASEAVLGAIRDAGLAPGDVDGLVTFSADVNTEIAVARETGIGELRFFSRVEYGGGAACGTVAHAAMAVATGQADAVVCYRAFNERSGHRFGQATASTRGATSQGLEFSWHLPYGLSTPAAWVAMCARRYLHKYGATSEDFGRVAVAMRRHAATNPAAWFYERPITLEEHQDSRWIVDPLHLLDCCQESDGGVAILVTSAERARDLPNRPAVIASAAQGAARDQYMMFGYYGADDLTELPAMGVVGERLWRDSGLGPADVQTAILYDHFTPFVLYQLEELGFCGRGEARDFLAGGGIEIDGRLPVNPHGGQLGEAYIHGMNGITEAVRQIRGTAANQVADVANVLVTAGTGVPTSGLVLSAG
- a CDS encoding PadR family transcriptional regulator; the protein is MDTTQLLKGVLDVAVLAVLDERDSYGYEVVRRLREAGLDEVGDASVYGTLRRLFKAGALTSYVVPSEEGPHRKYYGLNDTGRTTLKDSRTTWSRFARTMDTLLEKR
- a CDS encoding HAAS signaling domain-containing protein; this encodes MSTVTEYAAAVRAALADIPQTDRDELLEDLEEHLAEVAAEHDGPLEDRLGTPQAYAAELRAAYTDAVPVKRRAGLRDLFGSLERRTQTVVDGVLPRGSAARDVAHDLRPVWWVARGYFAAFLLNAILGRDQAFLPDGPLSTLVLLGAVTVSVWLGGRARRGGRRRAATVLGVAGLTGLALLGGMAFAATAEDGRAYYGPGYEGTGPSLGDLANIYVFTRDGKPVKDVLLYDQWGEPIQTSPDAWGFIERGGDPLQPNVYPKEICAPGGMESTVVPLCPDAQAGSPAFPDSPPTFPAVAPTMTAPEQPGPTDSPSTSPSPSGSASPTASPSPTVTPTASPTE